The following DNA comes from Ignavibacteria bacterium.
GCTTCGTTTGAATATGGAGATCTCTCCGATTGAGCTAAAGGCGCATTATACAAATCTTCAGCATCTGCACCATAAATGGTGCAGTAAACCGGTTGCAAAATTCGAACAGCTACTTTCGCATGGCTCTGAAAGGCTTATAGTCAGATTAATTACTGATAGTGGTGAAAGTTCAATTGGAATAGTAAACAGGCACCTCGAAGAGAACAGGGCATTTATCAGCTTCGGCAGGCATTTCCTTGAAAAGGGCCTGAATGTTCCCGTGATTCACATTGTTTCACCATCAGAAGACAGCTATATACTTGATGACCTTGGCGATGATACTCTGCTGAAATGCATTCAAAACGAAGGCGGGTTCAATGAAAAGATCTCGGGGTTGTATGAAAAAGTAATTGCAGCGCTTCCCCGGTTCCAGGTTTCCTGCAGTCAGGGGATAGATTACTCATTATGCTATCAGTACAGTGAGTTTGGAAGCGATAATATAGATTATGACCTGGACTATTTTAAACAGCGTTTTCTGAAGAATTTCCATAAAGGTGAAACTGATACCCTTAAGCTTGAAAACGATCTGGCGTTCATTAAAAATAAAATTCTTGAGTTCCCCAGGGAATATTTTTTATACCGTGATTTCCAGTCAAGGAATATCATGATAAAAAACGGCGAGCCGTTTTTTATCGACTTTCAGTCAGGCAGAAAAGGCGCACTGCTTTACGATATTGCCTCATTGTTATATGATGCTAAAGCAGATATCCCGCAGAATACCCGTGAGAAACTGCTGGGATCTTACCTAGATCAATTGTCACTTCATATATCAGTTGATAGAGATAAGATGGAAAAATACTTCTGGTATTTTGCGCTTGTAAGGATACTTCAGGCAATGGGTGCTTACGGGTTTCTTGGCATAGTAAAAGGTAAAACCAGGTTTTTAGAAAGCATTCCGTATGCGTTAAAAAATATTAATTATATTCTTAATGAACGGATAGATTCAGGCGACCTTAAGTATTTAAAAGATATTTTCGGTGAATTATTAAAAGCAAACAATACACAAAATGACAAAGCATAATATACGCGGATTAAACGTTATTGAATTCGGTGAAGAGAACAAACAGGCAATAATCTTTGTGCATGCATTCCCTTTATGCAACAGGATGTGGGATAAACAAACCGAAGCGCTGAAGGATAAATTCCGCGTTGTGGTATATGACCTGCGGGGATTCGGTTACAGCGAATACGGCGACGGGCATTTTTCGATAGATTCTCATGTAAGCGATCTTATTTCCATTGTTGACAGTATGAAGCTTGATAAGCCGGTTGTATGCGGACTTTCAATGGGCGGATATATAACTTTAAGAGCGCTTGAGCTGTACCAAAGCAAATTCAAAGGTGCAATTATTGCCGATTCAAAAGCCGAAGGCGATAACAATCCCACAAAACACGCCAGGGCTGAACAGATGAAAATGATTAAGAACGGCCAGCGGGACCAGTTCACAGAAAATTTCATAAAAGCCGCTTTAAGCGAAACAAATTATAACGAAAAGCCTGAGATTGTTGAATTCCTTAAGAAAATTATCGGGTGGCAGAAAAATGAAGCTATAACAGGTGCTCTGCTTACACTTGCAGCCAGAACAGATACAACAGAAGGACTCGATAAGTTTGACCTGAAAATGCTTATTATGGCTGGTAAAGAAGATAAATTAACTCCACCGGAATTCAGCAAGATCATTTACGGCAAAACCCGTAATTCTGACTTAAAGCTGATTTCAAATGCAGGCCATTTACCCAACATCGAAAATCCGGATGAATTTAATGCGGCAATACTAGACTTTATGAAGAGTTATGAAAAAAAGCAGGGTTAAAAATCCAACATAGAATGAGATTGTTTCGTCACTTTGCTGCGCTCATAAATATGAATTTTACAAGCGCAGCTGTTTACTCCTTCTGGGAAGCAATCCCATAAATTAAAGACAAAAGTCTTGTCTGCTTTAACTTAATTTCTTCTTTATTTCCTTTAACATAATATCCGTCATCCTGGCAAGATCGTATTCATGTTTCCAGCCCCAGTCTGCCCTGGCATCGGCATCATCAATGCTTCCGGGCCATGATTCAGCTATCTGCTGGCGGAAATCAGGCTTATAGGATATAGTAAATCCGGGAATATGTTTTTTAATTTCTGAAGCCAGTGTTTCCGGGTCAAAGCTAATACCGCTTAAATTGTAGCTTGATCTTATTTTAACCTTTTCTTCGGGGGCTTCTACAAGGTCAATAGTTGCCCTGATTGCATCAGGCATGAACATCATTGGCAGAAGTGTTTTTTCTGTTAAAAAACATTCATACTTCCCTGCTTTAATTGCTTCATAAAATATTTCGACAGCGTAATCAGTAGTACCGCCGCCGGCTTCGGTTTTATAGCTTATCAACCCGGGGTAGCGGACGCTGCGGACATCTACACCGTACTTTTTAAAATAATACTCGCACCATCTTTCGCCTGCCAGCTTGCTGATACCGTATACTGTAGAAGGCTCCATAACTGTAAGCTGCGGAGTATTAACTTTTGGTGTAGTTGGTCCGAATACCGCAATTGAGCTTGGCCAGAATACTTTTTCAATAATTCCTTCTTTAGCCATATCCAGGATGCTGAGAAGACTTTTCATGTTCAGGTCCCAGGCTTTCTTCGGATTTTTTTCCGCGCTGCCTGAGAGCATTGCTGCAAGCAGATATACTTTTGATATATCATACTTCTTAAATACAGCGGCTACGCCGCCTTCATCCATAACATCAAGTGTTTCAAACGGACCTGATGACATAACATCATCAGTCGTATTTTTTATATCACTTGCAACTACATTTTCATTTCCGAACCTGTTTCTCAGCTCAAGAGTTAAGTCAGAGCCAATTTGTCCGGATGCTCCGATCACTATAATTTTACTCATTTTCTTTATTGGATTTTAAGTCTTTATTTAGGATTATTCTTCGGTTTGTTATGGAATATTTGAATTCCATTTGCATCCAAAGATATTGTAATTTTTCTTTTGGATTCATTTTAGATAAGGGTTTTTCCAGATGCCCATCGAATAATGGATCAATTTTCTCTATTTTGTTACTCATTTATTCAAACTGGTCTTTAATTTTCTTTTCAGCTTATCTTGTTTGCTTTTCGGAAGCTCTTTGAATTCTTCCTTAAGCCTTGCTTTATCTTCTTCAGAAAGCTTTTCTGTTTTTCCTGTTTTAACTGAATCGTTTTTTTTATTGATATTATCTTCGGTTGAATTTATTGTTTGGGTTGAATGCGTATTTTTTTGTTTTATACTGTCTATTAACTTAACAGTATCTGTTTTGACCTGTATAACTGTATCACGGTTAAGCGCTTTATCTTCATCTGTTTTTCCTTTCAGCAGGAACTGCCAGATAGTGATTATTGCAGTTATCATAAGTATAAATGCGCCTGCAATTAAATATGTATCCCTGCTTTTTCGTTTTCCGGGTGAACCCTGCTGTGTATTATCTTCAGCCATTAATTATATTGCATCGTTTTAAATGCCTTCTACAACTACCTGCGGTGTAACTTTGGTTTTTGGAATTAACGCTGGCCAGTATGCAACAACATCACTTGGCTTGGGCCTGCCTCCGGCGAAGCCGGTTACACTTGGCGGACCCGTCAATATCAGAGGCGCAATTTCCTTGCTGAACCTTTCGATAGTAGCCTTATCCTTTGCACGGACCCCGATCCTCAGCACAACTTCGCTAAGATCTTCATGGCGTTTTACCAAGGGACCGTGGCAGCTGTTATAACCAAGTAATTCAGTCCTTATTTCATCAAATTTCAATCCAAGGTCATCAAGCCTTGTGCGCAATATCTTATCAGCAGCTTCTGCTTTTTTTAATGCATCCGGGGCAGAATATGTTAAAGTGGAAAAAGCGCTGTAGCCGTCATCGTATGACATTGATAC
Coding sequences within:
- a CDS encoding NAD-dependent epimerase/dehydratase family protein, with the translated sequence MSKIIVIGASGQIGSDLTLELRNRFGNENVVASDIKNTTDDVMSSGPFETLDVMDEGGVAAVFKKYDISKVYLLAAMLSGSAEKNPKKAWDLNMKSLLSILDMAKEGIIEKVFWPSSIAVFGPTTPKVNTPQLTVMEPSTVYGISKLAGERWCEYYFKKYGVDVRSVRYPGLISYKTEAGGGTTDYAVEIFYEAIKAGKYECFLTEKTLLPMMFMPDAIRATIDLVEAPEEKVKIRSSYNLSGISFDPETLASEIKKHIPGFTISYKPDFRQQIAESWPGSIDDADARADWGWKHEYDLARMTDIMLKEIKKKLS
- a CDS encoding alpha/beta fold hydrolase, translated to MTKHNIRGLNVIEFGEENKQAIIFVHAFPLCNRMWDKQTEALKDKFRVVVYDLRGFGYSEYGDGHFSIDSHVSDLISIVDSMKLDKPVVCGLSMGGYITLRALELYQSKFKGAIIADSKAEGDNNPTKHARAEQMKMIKNGQRDQFTENFIKAALSETNYNEKPEIVEFLKKIIGWQKNEAITGALLTLAARTDTTEGLDKFDLKMLIMAGKEDKLTPPEFSKIIYGKTRNSDLKLISNAGHLPNIENPDEFNAAILDFMKSYEKKQG
- a CDS encoding phosphotransferase, producing MEISPIELKAHYTNLQHLHHKWCSKPVAKFEQLLSHGSERLIVRLITDSGESSIGIVNRHLEENRAFISFGRHFLEKGLNVPVIHIVSPSEDSYILDDLGDDTLLKCIQNEGGFNEKISGLYEKVIAALPRFQVSCSQGIDYSLCYQYSEFGSDNIDYDLDYFKQRFLKNFHKGETDTLKLENDLAFIKNKILEFPREYFLYRDFQSRNIMIKNGEPFFIDFQSGRKGALLYDIASLLYDAKADIPQNTREKLLGSYLDQLSLHISVDRDKMEKYFWYFALVRILQAMGAYGFLGIVKGKTRFLESIPYALKNINYILNERIDSGDLKYLKDIFGELLKANNTQNDKA